In Pseudovibrio brasiliensis, the following are encoded in one genomic region:
- a CDS encoding NAD(P)/FAD-dependent oxidoreductase, giving the protein MQNVDVLIIGAGAAGLMCAIEAGKRGRSVLVVDHAKRPADKIRISGGGRCNFTNLHASPANYLSENPRFAVSALKRYTQHDFIALVDKHGIGWHEKTLGQLFCDDSAQQIIDMLLGLCQQAGVRIQLETSITSLTKPDDRFTVGTSRDTVRAHSVVVACGGPSIPKMGATGFGYEIAKRFDLPVVTPRAALVPFVFDDAMRERSKHLAGVSVDAVVSFKKTSFREGLLFTHRGLSGPSILQISSYWEEGKDIRVNLLPDTDVFEALKAAKQNQPKQDIKTALSGLLPKKLATHIAEEHKLGGRLADTSDKVLRKAALAINEWTIKPVGTEGYRTAEVTSGGVSTKALSSKTMEASNVPGLFFIGEVVDVTGHLGGFNFQWAWASGHAAGQFV; this is encoded by the coding sequence ATGCAAAACGTTGATGTTCTTATTATAGGCGCAGGCGCCGCTGGCCTGATGTGTGCCATTGAGGCTGGAAAGCGCGGTCGTTCCGTGCTGGTTGTTGATCATGCCAAGCGCCCAGCGGACAAAATCCGCATCTCTGGCGGTGGTCGATGCAACTTCACCAATCTGCACGCCTCCCCTGCCAACTATCTTTCCGAGAACCCTCGTTTTGCGGTGTCCGCGCTGAAACGCTATACCCAGCACGACTTTATCGCACTCGTCGATAAGCATGGCATTGGCTGGCATGAGAAGACACTGGGACAACTGTTCTGTGATGACAGTGCCCAGCAGATCATCGACATGCTGCTTGGCCTTTGTCAGCAGGCTGGCGTGCGTATTCAGCTGGAAACCAGCATCACCTCCCTGACCAAACCAGATGACCGCTTCACTGTTGGCACCTCGAGAGACACAGTGCGTGCACATTCTGTTGTGGTGGCGTGTGGTGGGCCTTCCATTCCCAAAATGGGCGCAACCGGCTTTGGTTACGAGATCGCCAAGCGCTTTGATCTGCCGGTGGTGACGCCTCGTGCAGCGCTGGTGCCATTTGTGTTTGATGATGCCATGCGCGAGCGCTCCAAGCATCTGGCCGGTGTTTCTGTTGATGCCGTTGTGTCTTTCAAAAAGACCAGCTTCCGCGAAGGCCTGCTCTTCACACACCGCGGTCTGTCCGGTCCATCCATCTTGCAGATTTCCTCTTACTGGGAAGAAGGCAAAGACATTCGCGTCAATTTGCTGCCCGACACCGATGTGTTTGAAGCCCTAAAAGCGGCGAAGCAGAACCAGCCAAAACAGGACATCAAAACAGCCCTTTCCGGCTTGTTGCCCAAAAAGCTGGCAACCCACATTGCAGAGGAACACAAGCTGGGCGGACGCCTGGCCGATACCTCCGACAAGGTGCTGCGCAAAGCTGCTCTGGCGATCAATGAATGGACCATCAAGCCTGTGGGCACAGAAGGTTATCGCACCGCTGAAGTCACCAGTGGCGGTGTCAGCACCAAGGCCCTCTCCTCCAAAACCATGGAAGCCTCAAACGTTCCCGGCCTCTTTTTCATCGGCGAAGTCGTCGACGTCACCGGCCACCTCGGCGGCTTCAACTTCCAATGGGCCTGGGCATCAGGACATGCAGCGGGGCAGTTTGTTTAG
- a CDS encoding response regulator transcription factor — protein MRILVLEDETRIAEQIEKALVTAAYSVDRCCCIEDAVLLTKTEVFDAIIADRMLPDGDAIQFVASLRSKGSDIPILMLTARDAIEDRIDGLESGADDYLIKPFALSELVARMRALLRRPGSAFGKLETVGQLTFDFNARTATVNGVPLPLPRHELLVLENLIRNRGHVVTKEDLLDKVYGLEIPESNTIPVHIHNLRRKFKQLNAGLEVHTFRGLGYMLESL, from the coding sequence ATGCGTATATTGGTGCTCGAAGATGAAACCCGGATTGCTGAGCAGATTGAAAAAGCCCTCGTTACGGCGGCTTACTCTGTAGATCGGTGTTGCTGTATTGAAGATGCAGTTTTATTGACGAAAACCGAAGTGTTTGACGCAATTATCGCAGACAGAATGTTGCCTGATGGCGATGCCATTCAATTTGTCGCCTCCCTTCGAAGTAAGGGGAGTGATATACCAATTCTCATGCTTACAGCACGTGATGCGATTGAAGACCGTATTGATGGATTAGAATCTGGTGCGGATGATTATCTGATCAAGCCTTTCGCTTTGTCAGAGTTGGTTGCAAGAATGCGTGCACTCTTGCGCCGACCAGGCTCCGCTTTTGGAAAACTGGAAACAGTCGGACAACTGACTTTTGATTTTAATGCTCGTACAGCGACTGTGAATGGCGTACCACTTCCCCTTCCACGACATGAGCTTCTGGTTCTGGAAAATCTCATTCGGAACCGCGGACATGTGGTCACAAAAGAAGATTTACTGGACAAAGTCTACGGATTAGAGATCCCTGAATCCAACACAATACCGGTTCACATCCATAACCTTCGGCGTAAATTTAAACAGCTGAACGCGGGACTGGAAGTTCATACATTTCGTGGCTTGGGTTACATGTTGGAGAGCCTATGA
- a CDS encoding tyrosine-type recombinase/integrase — translation MTISNLPMIRPVKPAWNRGRIVGQKRPLLPKHVWAIRVRLELACKIRELALFNTAIDSKLRGCDLVRLKVIDVFTAGRVKERTSIIQSKTGKPVQFELMEGTRSALLKWIDSPEMIGSEYLWPGRFHDRPHISTRQYGRMLKEWVLSIGLEPSSYGTHSMRRTKVAQIYKKTGNLRAVQLLLGHTKMDSTVRYLGIDLEDALSLSEKIDI, via the coding sequence ATGACCATATCAAACCTTCCTATGATCCGGCCAGTAAAACCAGCCTGGAACCGTGGCAGGATCGTCGGACAGAAACGCCCTTTGCTACCAAAACACGTTTGGGCCATTCGCGTCCGCCTTGAGCTTGCATGTAAAATACGTGAGCTAGCTTTGTTTAATACAGCAATCGATAGCAAACTCAGAGGGTGTGATCTTGTGCGTCTTAAGGTTATTGATGTTTTTACTGCAGGACGAGTGAAAGAGCGCACTTCGATAATACAGAGTAAGACTGGTAAGCCTGTGCAGTTTGAACTTATGGAAGGAACCAGGTCAGCCTTGTTAAAATGGATAGACAGTCCAGAAATGATCGGGTCAGAGTACCTGTGGCCAGGTCGGTTTCATGACAGGCCACATATTTCGACACGACAGTATGGCCGAATGCTGAAAGAGTGGGTTTTATCAATCGGGCTGGAACCAAGCTCTTACGGTACACACTCAATGCGTAGAACTAAGGTTGCGCAAATCTATAAGAAGACAGGTAATCTTCGAGCCGTACAGCTTCTTCTTGGCCACACAAAGATGGACAGTACCGTCAGATACCTAGGTATCGACCTTGAAGATGCACTTTCGTTGTCAGAGAAAATCGACATTTAG
- a CDS encoding class I SAM-dependent methyltransferase, which translates to MVFNYPLPTNAETQTFYSHEYRRSYKKTDIPKKRHHYRYSRRIIEQISCFPAVYQQAATVLDVGAGSGEFCALMASLNKEVIAVEPTQTYAKYVRQMFGIPVITGQLEDFETTKKFDFIRLNHVLEHMAHPVQELARVRNMMHDGSVLHIEVPNFREYCRTKSPGNIFHFGHIYNFDGHTLRATAAKAGLTPVYAASDTSIYFTKCAPFIIEPNESNAQDNFDAFSLNLQGSNTSAQNRIVKLLRKGSSIIKEQLAILKYGNRRAIIESQTNQLRRLLGV; encoded by the coding sequence ATGGTTTTTAACTATCCATTGCCGACAAATGCTGAAACACAAACCTTCTACAGTCATGAGTATCGCCGCTCCTACAAAAAAACGGATATCCCAAAGAAACGCCATCATTATCGCTACTCACGACGAATAATCGAGCAAATTTCTTGTTTCCCAGCGGTGTACCAACAAGCTGCAACAGTTCTTGATGTGGGAGCTGGAAGTGGGGAGTTTTGTGCGCTCATGGCTAGCCTGAACAAGGAAGTCATCGCTGTGGAGCCTACACAGACTTACGCGAAGTATGTGCGCCAGATGTTTGGCATCCCAGTCATCACTGGGCAGCTTGAAGATTTTGAAACTACTAAGAAATTTGATTTTATTCGTCTGAATCATGTTCTTGAGCACATGGCGCATCCGGTTCAGGAGCTAGCACGTGTACGCAACATGATGCATGACGGTTCAGTCCTTCATATTGAAGTTCCAAATTTTCGAGAGTACTGCCGGACCAAGTCACCCGGGAACATTTTTCACTTTGGTCATATCTATAACTTTGACGGCCACACCTTGAGGGCAACGGCTGCCAAAGCAGGGTTAACGCCTGTTTATGCAGCTTCTGACACCAGCATTTACTTTACCAAATGCGCGCCTTTCATAATTGAGCCAAATGAAAGCAACGCCCAAGATAATTTTGATGCTTTCAGTCTCAATCTTCAGGGCTCAAACACATCGGCACAAAATCGCATTGTAAAGTTACTGAGAAAAGGAAGCTCAATTATCAAAGAGCAACTGGCCATTCTCAAGTATGGCAATCGCCGAGCCATTATAGAAAGCCAAACAAATCAACTCAGAAGATTACTGGGTGTTTGA
- a CDS encoding hypothetical protein (SpvC; OpsF from Shigella was shown to remove phosphate from threonine groups; may inactivate mitogen activated kinases during infection) — protein MPIDGASGFSPSHFIGGGFNGDAFEPNYDSQPSSVNGDGVTAEGPEKVAQVFRQERAPVFRLANSTPNYNDIKSQNFGDHEGFSYYNLPGVNSFINFGREEGQFKGENHGDKVHISVKKEHLEQAFDAISGLLLSPDSPIDKWKVTNLDATKDSVETSSLARRVSDGAQFTLYIRAEEEGEPYTTEQLVKTRQFFEEIEGALLTNWVDEGVKPDSDVSAHHWGYISYRNELNSDRAGGEQQAAFLKQEPVFRALTE, from the coding sequence ATGCCAATAGATGGAGCTTCAGGTTTTAGCCCTTCGCACTTTATCGGAGGTGGTTTTAACGGAGACGCCTTCGAGCCAAACTACGATAGCCAGCCGAGCTCAGTAAACGGGGACGGCGTAACTGCTGAAGGCCCTGAAAAGGTTGCACAAGTGTTCCGTCAAGAGCGTGCACCAGTATTCCGCCTCGCAAACTCAACGCCGAACTACAACGACATCAAATCACAAAACTTCGGTGATCACGAAGGCTTCAGCTACTACAACCTACCGGGCGTCAACTCATTCATTAACTTTGGTCGCGAAGAAGGGCAATTCAAAGGCGAGAACCACGGCGATAAGGTTCATATCTCTGTAAAGAAAGAGCACCTCGAACAAGCATTTGATGCAATCTCCGGCCTGCTTTTGTCTCCGGACTCTCCAATCGACAAGTGGAAAGTGACCAATCTAGACGCTACTAAGGATAGCGTTGAGACTAGCAGTCTGGCGCGGCGTGTTTCTGATGGCGCTCAGTTCACTCTCTACATCCGTGCTGAAGAAGAAGGAGAGCCTTACACCACTGAGCAGCTGGTAAAAACACGCCAGTTCTTCGAAGAGATTGAAGGAGCTTTGCTGACCAACTGGGTAGATGAAGGCGTAAAGCCAGATTCAGACGTCTCCGCTCATCACTGGGGCTACATCAGCTATCGCAACGAGCTAAACAGCGATCGTGCTGGCGGCGAGCAACAAGCAGCGTTCCTAAAACAAGAGCCCGTCTTTCGCGCTCTCACCGAGTAA
- a CDS encoding multicopper oxidase family protein codes for MSKIPTISRRQFCAGVATAVVTATFSPKNSHAFLSSQDDIVGFNPLFIPELIDSRTHNGPIDVSIQNGQHEFVAGRTTPTLGYNGSYLGPTIRMYQGEDTHIRFTNLMKEPTTVHGHGLHVPGEVDGGPQLRIEPGETWDVTLPIVQEASTNWYHPHLMGTTAKQVHAGLAGFYLIEDENSQLLGLPNTYGLDDIPIAIQDRTFKNGVMTPYPTSPPDDLREDTIIVNGTLNPVLEVPPSLIRLRLLNGANARAFEIYRSDGGPLIKIATEGGLLEQAVKLESIKMSPGERNEVIIDMSAMDEVDLKVVFLAKKYTSLNTMIAPTQQMLRLKTSSKLEKQNTTVPYTLNHIQPYNADDALVSRSFDLEDMAINGVKMDPEVINEQVKLGELEIWTIDSGRHPFHMHGASFQILSINGKAPAPEDRGWKDTINPRGQAKILLRFNHEASKQYPYMYHCHILEHEDMGMMGQFTVT; via the coding sequence ATGAGTAAGATTCCAACTATCAGTCGTAGGCAATTTTGTGCCGGTGTTGCAACAGCTGTAGTGACAGCCACTTTCAGCCCCAAGAACTCTCATGCATTTCTGTCTTCTCAAGATGACATAGTAGGCTTCAACCCTCTCTTTATTCCGGAACTGATTGACAGTCGTACTCATAACGGGCCAATAGATGTCTCCATTCAAAATGGGCAACATGAGTTTGTTGCTGGTCGCACAACACCCACTCTTGGATACAATGGATCTTACTTGGGTCCAACTATTCGGATGTACCAAGGGGAAGACACACACATTCGTTTCACCAATCTCATGAAAGAGCCCACCACAGTTCATGGGCACGGTCTCCATGTGCCCGGCGAGGTGGACGGTGGCCCGCAGTTACGTATCGAGCCGGGAGAGACTTGGGACGTTACGTTGCCAATCGTTCAAGAGGCCTCCACAAACTGGTATCACCCTCATTTAATGGGAACAACAGCCAAGCAAGTTCACGCTGGCTTGGCGGGTTTTTACTTAATCGAGGATGAGAACTCTCAGCTCCTTGGCCTACCTAACACCTACGGACTGGATGACATCCCAATTGCAATACAGGATCGAACATTTAAGAATGGCGTCATGACGCCGTACCCAACCAGTCCTCCAGATGATTTGCGCGAAGATACAATCATCGTCAACGGTACTTTGAACCCTGTCCTGGAAGTCCCACCGAGCCTGATACGTTTGAGGCTACTCAACGGAGCAAATGCACGTGCTTTCGAGATCTATCGATCAGATGGAGGTCCCCTCATCAAAATTGCAACAGAGGGCGGCCTGCTTGAACAAGCGGTGAAGCTAGAGTCTATCAAAATGTCTCCAGGTGAGCGCAATGAAGTCATCATTGATATGTCAGCAATGGATGAGGTGGACTTGAAGGTGGTTTTCCTAGCGAAAAAGTACACTAGTTTGAACACCATGATAGCTCCTACTCAGCAAATGCTGAGATTAAAGACAAGTTCTAAGCTAGAAAAACAGAACACTACAGTCCCCTATACTCTCAATCACATCCAACCTTACAATGCGGATGATGCCTTAGTTTCCCGCAGTTTTGATCTGGAGGATATGGCAATCAACGGCGTAAAAATGGATCCTGAAGTTATCAACGAGCAAGTAAAACTGGGGGAGCTGGAGATCTGGACTATCGATTCTGGGCGCCATCCATTCCACATGCATGGAGCATCTTTTCAGATTTTGTCTATCAACGGCAAAGCTCCAGCGCCAGAAGATCGTGGGTGGAAAGATACAATCAATCCTAGAGGGCAAGCCAAAATCTTGCTTCGCTTTAATCACGAAGCCTCGAAGCAATATCCTTATATGTACCATTGCCACATCCTCGAGCATGAAGATATGGGAATGATGGGGCAGTTTACGGTTACATAA
- a CDS encoding sensor histidine kinase, whose product MKYSHSLELKLIIRLSAVLVLSIFVMVIWLWIHLFIMHDPAQTSTHQRAFLEFFSNVGWVIPAMMLTSLGVIALTLRRSLLPLRQISSLAAQIRPKSLHQRLPTADLPSEISPLVGAINNMLSSIEEGFIEQRHFTENVAHELRTPLQVLGAGLEELEQTPRILILRADLERMARSVDQILAISRLETRFQEHQVYTELNEVAVSVLSYIAPLATRKNVSVSLEKSSEPVIVHGEQALISDLLRNLVENALAVSHSNAGICVHVKANGSLEVVDQGPGIPNHYKDKVFQRFWRLPESTTRGTGLGLAIVKDITTRCGAEISILDNLSGGSVFHVDFVLKQKGFSS is encoded by the coding sequence ATGAAGTACTCACACTCCTTAGAACTGAAACTCATAATACGTCTCAGTGCAGTATTAGTTCTGTCAATTTTTGTGATGGTCATATGGTTGTGGATCCATTTATTTATTATGCATGACCCGGCGCAGACAAGTACACATCAGCGGGCTTTTCTGGAGTTCTTCTCAAATGTTGGTTGGGTCATTCCGGCTATGATGCTCACGTCTTTAGGAGTGATCGCTCTTACATTGAGGCGCAGTTTGCTTCCACTCCGTCAGATTTCATCACTCGCCGCCCAAATTCGCCCTAAATCCCTTCATCAGCGTCTTCCAACAGCTGATTTACCCTCAGAGATCTCCCCCTTGGTCGGAGCAATAAACAACATGCTTTCTAGCATCGAAGAAGGTTTTATAGAACAACGTCATTTTACAGAGAACGTGGCTCACGAGTTGAGAACACCACTTCAAGTGCTGGGGGCTGGACTTGAGGAACTGGAGCAAACACCACGGATTTTGATTTTAAGAGCTGATCTGGAGCGTATGGCTAGATCCGTGGATCAGATACTCGCAATCTCTCGGTTGGAAACTCGATTTCAAGAACATCAAGTTTACACCGAGTTAAACGAGGTTGCTGTCTCAGTGCTTTCATACATTGCGCCTCTAGCAACCCGCAAAAATGTATCTGTTTCCCTTGAAAAAAGCTCTGAGCCTGTCATCGTTCATGGTGAGCAAGCCCTTATCAGCGATCTGCTGCGGAACCTTGTAGAGAATGCCCTTGCCGTGAGCCACTCCAATGCTGGTATTTGCGTTCACGTTAAGGCAAATGGCAGTCTGGAAGTGGTTGACCAAGGGCCAGGTATTCCCAATCATTACAAAGATAAAGTTTTTCAGCGGTTTTGGCGTCTTCCGGAAAGTACAACGCGAGGTACAGGGTTAGGATTGGCGATTGTAAAAGACATTACAACACGGTGTGGAGCAGAAATTTCGATCCTCGACAATCTGTCTGGTGGGTCCGTGTTTCATGTCGATTTTGTTTTAAAGCAGAAGGGATTTTCGAGTTAA
- a CDS encoding pseudoazurin has translation MQLQITGASSLHPKRKSKIENIIMKRQALLILLLALSTLACSIGVSFAGTVHVVEMDRNFFNPAYLEIEVGDTVRFVNVSGKHNTESIADMLPEGALPWRSKLKETYDLTLTVEGVYGYKCLPHFGKGMVGLIVVGDQPTNLQQAKNSRVPAAAAEVFDSLFERIP, from the coding sequence ATGCAGCTGCAAATCACGGGTGCGTCTTCTCTTCACCCAAAAAGAAAATCTAAAATTGAGAATATAATCATGAAAAGACAAGCTCTACTTATCTTGTTACTTGCCCTCTCTACTCTGGCTTGTTCTATAGGTGTTTCATTTGCAGGGACAGTTCATGTAGTGGAAATGGATCGGAATTTTTTCAATCCAGCATATTTGGAAATTGAGGTAGGCGACACAGTTCGATTTGTGAATGTGAGTGGTAAACACAATACAGAATCCATCGCTGACATGTTGCCAGAAGGAGCTCTACCCTGGCGCAGTAAGCTAAAAGAAACCTACGACCTTACGCTGACTGTGGAAGGTGTATACGGTTATAAATGTCTTCCACATTTTGGGAAAGGAATGGTGGGCCTGATTGTTGTTGGAGATCAGCCTACCAATCTTCAGCAGGCAAAAAACTCACGAGTTCCTGCCGCTGCAGCGGAGGTTTTTGACAGCCTCTTTGAGCGGATCCCATAA